Proteins encoded by one window of Salvia miltiorrhiza cultivar Shanhuang (shh) unplaced genomic scaffold, IMPLAD_Smil_shh original_scaffold_404, whole genome shotgun sequence:
- the LOC131004470 gene encoding uncharacterized protein LOC131004470 isoform X5 — MEVEEGDFNLKEWGVRARRISRENTKSRRFSASNLKSLREEAASFRSNGTVSSTASSPGYTVVREEIDPSTYSFTTALRALQAKTVYTWEVQGRDGLTLNSKWNEAEKYISNPLSGEVPLECLSAKTLSGRSFRRMTMSAPLIYPSQMHHFPPNNEHEHEHDITSTVIRAEKIKKMRTRDVGTQSTPIDLSSSSPSPAPTPSIEERSIKMRSEAEAGDSSVSFKSDTEILDRQWGTARDLVP; from the exons ATGGAGGTAGAGGAGGGCGATTTCAATCTCAAGGAATGGGGTGTTAGAGCAAGAAGGATCAGCCGCGAAAACACCAAATCGAGAAGATTCTCAGCTTCAAATTTGAAGAGTCTGAGAGAAGAAGCAGCCTCGTTTCGATCAAACGGCACCGTTTCCAGCACTGCTTCCTCCCCTGGGTACACCGTCGTCAGAG AGGAGATCGACCCTTCCACATATTCCTTCACAACTGCGCTCAGAG CATTGCAAGCAAAAACAGTGTACACATGGGAGGTGCAGGGTCGAGATGGATTGACTCTGAACTCGAAATGGAACGAAGCAGAAAAATACATAAGCAATCCTCTTTCAGGGGAAGTCCCTTTGGAGTGTTTATCGGCAAAAACACTAAGCGGCAGATCCTTCCGCAGAATGACCATGTCTGCGCCGCTCATCTACCCTTCTCAAATGCACCACTTCCCTCCCAACAACGAACACGAACACGAACACGACATCACATCCACCG tgaTTCGAGCAGAGAAGATTAAGAAGATGAGGACGCGTGACGTGGGGACTCAAAGCACGCCTATAGATCTGAGCTCGAGCAGCCCGAGCCCTGCGCCCACTCCTTCCATCGAAGAAAGATCCATAAAGATGAGGAGTGAGGCAGAAGCTGGAGATTCGTCTGTTTCCTTCAAATCGGACACAGAG ATTTTGGACAGACAGTGGGGGACTGCTAGAGATTTGGTCCCTTAG
- the LOC131004472 gene encoding allene oxide cyclase, chloroplastic-like — protein MAASSASTILKVAVSSPSPARLPPSAASQKLPSKQKHSLPKPLALSTTKSFSCRAQAAADSTPRPQKVQELHVYEINERDRGSPAYLRLSQKTVNSLGDLVPFSNKVYTGDLKKRAGITAGICILIKNEAEKKGDRYEAIYSFYLGDYGHIAVQGPYLTYQDTELAVTGGSGVFEGVYGHVKLHQIIFPFKLFYTFHLKGIPDLPPELLAQPVPPALHVEPTPAAKTCEPGATLPNFTN, from the exons ATGGCAGCTTCATCCGCCTCTACTATTTTGAAGGTTGCCGTCTCCTCCCCTTCTCCCGCCAGACTGCCGCCGTCCGCCGCCTCCCAGAAACTCCCATCCAAGCAGAAACACTCCCTCCCTAAACCCCTCGCTCTCTCCACCACTAAATCATTCTCATGCAGAGCACaggctgcagctgattcaacaCCCCGTCCCC AGAAAGTTCAAGAGCTGCACGTCTACGAGATCAACGAGCGTGATCGCGGCAGCCCCGCATACCTCCGATTGAGCCAAAAAACCGTCAATTCCCTCGGCGATCTCGTGCCTTTCAGCAACAAG GTGTACACCGGCGACCTGAAGAAACGGGCTGGAATAACGGCGGGGATATGCATCCTGATAAAGAACGAAGCAGAGAAGAAGGGCGACCGGTACGAGGCCATCTACAGCTTCTACTTGGGCGACTACGGCCACATCGCCGTGCAGGGGCCCTACCTCACCTACCAAGACACCGAGCTCGCCGTCACCGGCGGCTCCGGCGTCTTCGAGGGCGTCTACGGCCACGTCAAGCTCCACCAGATCATCTTCCCCTTCAAACTCTTCTATACCTTCCACCTCAAGGGCATCCCCGACCTGCCGCCGGAGCTGCTCGCCCAGCCGGTGCCGCCCGCGCTCCACGTGGAGCCCACCCCCGCCGCCAAGACTTGTGAACCGGGAGCCACGCTCCCTAACTTTACCAATTAG
- the LOC131004470 gene encoding uncharacterized protein LOC131004470 isoform X1 produces the protein MEVEEGDFNLKEWGVRARRISRENTKSRRFSASNLKSLREEAASFRSNGTVSSTASSPGYTVVREEIDPSTYSFTTALRALQAKTVYTWEVQGRDGLTLNSKWNEAEKYISNPLSGEVPLECLSAKTLSGRSFRRMTMSAPLIYPSQMHHFPPNNEHEHEHDITSTVIRAEKIKKMRTRDVGTQSTPIDLSSSSPSPAPTPSIEERSIKMRSEAEAGDSSVSFKSDTECMQVEVKETGEREENGGERKKQWGMGCYCVSLRGLWMRTQRQKEKHKMRTNNTTFLHQLNA, from the exons ATGGAGGTAGAGGAGGGCGATTTCAATCTCAAGGAATGGGGTGTTAGAGCAAGAAGGATCAGCCGCGAAAACACCAAATCGAGAAGATTCTCAGCTTCAAATTTGAAGAGTCTGAGAGAAGAAGCAGCCTCGTTTCGATCAAACGGCACCGTTTCCAGCACTGCTTCCTCCCCTGGGTACACCGTCGTCAGAG AGGAGATCGACCCTTCCACATATTCCTTCACAACTGCGCTCAGAG CATTGCAAGCAAAAACAGTGTACACATGGGAGGTGCAGGGTCGAGATGGATTGACTCTGAACTCGAAATGGAACGAAGCAGAAAAATACATAAGCAATCCTCTTTCAGGGGAAGTCCCTTTGGAGTGTTTATCGGCAAAAACACTAAGCGGCAGATCCTTCCGCAGAATGACCATGTCTGCGCCGCTCATCTACCCTTCTCAAATGCACCACTTCCCTCCCAACAACGAACACGAACACGAACACGACATCACATCCACCG tgaTTCGAGCAGAGAAGATTAAGAAGATGAGGACGCGTGACGTGGGGACTCAAAGCACGCCTATAGATCTGAGCTCGAGCAGCCCGAGCCCTGCGCCCACTCCTTCCATCGAAGAAAGATCCATAAAGATGAGGAGTGAGGCAGAAGCTGGAGATTCGTCTGTTTCCTTCAAATCGGACACAGAG TGCATGCAGGTAGAAGTGAAGGAaacaggagagagagaagaaaatggaggagagagaaagaagcaaTGGGGGATGGGATGCTACTGCGTATCGTTGAGGGGTTTGTGGATGAGAACGCAAAGGCAGAAAGAGAAACACAAAATGAGAACAAACAATACCACCTTTCTTCACCAACTCAATGCCTAG
- the LOC131004470 gene encoding uncharacterized protein LOC131004470 isoform X4: MEVEEGDFNLKEWGVRARRISRENTKSRRFSASNLKSLREEAASFRSNGTVSSTASSPGYTVVREEIDPSTYSFTTALRALQAKTVYTWEVQGRDGLTLNSKWNEAEKYISNPLSGEVPLECLSAKTLSGRSFRRMTMSAPLIYPSQMHHFPPNNEHEHEHDITSTEKIKKMRTRDVGTQSTPIDLSSSSPSPAPTPSIEERSIKMRSEAEAGDSSVSFKSDTEVEVKETGEREENGGERKKQWGMGCYCVSLRGLWMRTQRQKEKHKMRTNNTTFLHQLNA, encoded by the exons ATGGAGGTAGAGGAGGGCGATTTCAATCTCAAGGAATGGGGTGTTAGAGCAAGAAGGATCAGCCGCGAAAACACCAAATCGAGAAGATTCTCAGCTTCAAATTTGAAGAGTCTGAGAGAAGAAGCAGCCTCGTTTCGATCAAACGGCACCGTTTCCAGCACTGCTTCCTCCCCTGGGTACACCGTCGTCAGAG AGGAGATCGACCCTTCCACATATTCCTTCACAACTGCGCTCAGAG CATTGCAAGCAAAAACAGTGTACACATGGGAGGTGCAGGGTCGAGATGGATTGACTCTGAACTCGAAATGGAACGAAGCAGAAAAATACATAAGCAATCCTCTTTCAGGGGAAGTCCCTTTGGAGTGTTTATCGGCAAAAACACTAAGCGGCAGATCCTTCCGCAGAATGACCATGTCTGCGCCGCTCATCTACCCTTCTCAAATGCACCACTTCCCTCCCAACAACGAACACGAACACGAACACGACATCACATCCACCG AGAAGATTAAGAAGATGAGGACGCGTGACGTGGGGACTCAAAGCACGCCTATAGATCTGAGCTCGAGCAGCCCGAGCCCTGCGCCCACTCCTTCCATCGAAGAAAGATCCATAAAGATGAGGAGTGAGGCAGAAGCTGGAGATTCGTCTGTTTCCTTCAAATCGGACACAGAG GTAGAAGTGAAGGAaacaggagagagagaagaaaatggaggagagagaaagaagcaaTGGGGGATGGGATGCTACTGCGTATCGTTGAGGGGTTTGTGGATGAGAACGCAAAGGCAGAAAGAGAAACACAAAATGAGAACAAACAATACCACCTTTCTTCACCAACTCAATGCCTAG
- the LOC131004470 gene encoding uncharacterized protein LOC131004470 isoform X3 produces the protein MEVEEGDFNLKEWGVRARRISRENTKSRRFSASNLKSLREEAASFRSNGTVSSTASSPGYTVVREEIDPSTYSFTTALRALQAKTVYTWEVQGRDGLTLNSKWNEAEKYISNPLSGEVPLECLSAKTLSGRSFRRMTMSAPLIYPSQMHHFPPNNEHEHEHDITSTEKIKKMRTRDVGTQSTPIDLSSSSPSPAPTPSIEERSIKMRSEAEAGDSSVSFKSDTECMQVEVKETGEREENGGERKKQWGMGCYCVSLRGLWMRTQRQKEKHKMRTNNTTFLHQLNA, from the exons ATGGAGGTAGAGGAGGGCGATTTCAATCTCAAGGAATGGGGTGTTAGAGCAAGAAGGATCAGCCGCGAAAACACCAAATCGAGAAGATTCTCAGCTTCAAATTTGAAGAGTCTGAGAGAAGAAGCAGCCTCGTTTCGATCAAACGGCACCGTTTCCAGCACTGCTTCCTCCCCTGGGTACACCGTCGTCAGAG AGGAGATCGACCCTTCCACATATTCCTTCACAACTGCGCTCAGAG CATTGCAAGCAAAAACAGTGTACACATGGGAGGTGCAGGGTCGAGATGGATTGACTCTGAACTCGAAATGGAACGAAGCAGAAAAATACATAAGCAATCCTCTTTCAGGGGAAGTCCCTTTGGAGTGTTTATCGGCAAAAACACTAAGCGGCAGATCCTTCCGCAGAATGACCATGTCTGCGCCGCTCATCTACCCTTCTCAAATGCACCACTTCCCTCCCAACAACGAACACGAACACGAACACGACATCACATCCACCG AGAAGATTAAGAAGATGAGGACGCGTGACGTGGGGACTCAAAGCACGCCTATAGATCTGAGCTCGAGCAGCCCGAGCCCTGCGCCCACTCCTTCCATCGAAGAAAGATCCATAAAGATGAGGAGTGAGGCAGAAGCTGGAGATTCGTCTGTTTCCTTCAAATCGGACACAGAG TGCATGCAGGTAGAAGTGAAGGAaacaggagagagagaagaaaatggaggagagagaaagaagcaaTGGGGGATGGGATGCTACTGCGTATCGTTGAGGGGTTTGTGGATGAGAACGCAAAGGCAGAAAGAGAAACACAAAATGAGAACAAACAATACCACCTTTCTTCACCAACTCAATGCCTAG
- the LOC131004470 gene encoding uncharacterized protein LOC131004470 isoform X2, translated as MEVEEGDFNLKEWGVRARRISRENTKSRRFSASNLKSLREEAASFRSNGTVSSTASSPGYTVVREEIDPSTYSFTTALRALQAKTVYTWEVQGRDGLTLNSKWNEAEKYISNPLSGEVPLECLSAKTLSGRSFRRMTMSAPLIYPSQMHHFPPNNEHEHEHDITSTVIRAEKIKKMRTRDVGTQSTPIDLSSSSPSPAPTPSIEERSIKMRSEAEAGDSSVSFKSDTEVEVKETGEREENGGERKKQWGMGCYCVSLRGLWMRTQRQKEKHKMRTNNTTFLHQLNA; from the exons ATGGAGGTAGAGGAGGGCGATTTCAATCTCAAGGAATGGGGTGTTAGAGCAAGAAGGATCAGCCGCGAAAACACCAAATCGAGAAGATTCTCAGCTTCAAATTTGAAGAGTCTGAGAGAAGAAGCAGCCTCGTTTCGATCAAACGGCACCGTTTCCAGCACTGCTTCCTCCCCTGGGTACACCGTCGTCAGAG AGGAGATCGACCCTTCCACATATTCCTTCACAACTGCGCTCAGAG CATTGCAAGCAAAAACAGTGTACACATGGGAGGTGCAGGGTCGAGATGGATTGACTCTGAACTCGAAATGGAACGAAGCAGAAAAATACATAAGCAATCCTCTTTCAGGGGAAGTCCCTTTGGAGTGTTTATCGGCAAAAACACTAAGCGGCAGATCCTTCCGCAGAATGACCATGTCTGCGCCGCTCATCTACCCTTCTCAAATGCACCACTTCCCTCCCAACAACGAACACGAACACGAACACGACATCACATCCACCG tgaTTCGAGCAGAGAAGATTAAGAAGATGAGGACGCGTGACGTGGGGACTCAAAGCACGCCTATAGATCTGAGCTCGAGCAGCCCGAGCCCTGCGCCCACTCCTTCCATCGAAGAAAGATCCATAAAGATGAGGAGTGAGGCAGAAGCTGGAGATTCGTCTGTTTCCTTCAAATCGGACACAGAG GTAGAAGTGAAGGAaacaggagagagagaagaaaatggaggagagagaaagaagcaaTGGGGGATGGGATGCTACTGCGTATCGTTGAGGGGTTTGTGGATGAGAACGCAAAGGCAGAAAGAGAAACACAAAATGAGAACAAACAATACCACCTTTCTTCACCAACTCAATGCCTAG